The window AGCCTGCAAAAAGTGGCGCAAGACTTACCACAGAGAATTCGCTCTCAGCAATTTTACGGCCATTCCCCCCCATACGGCGTCGTGATGCATCGCACTCAATGAGATGCAGCAAAGATTCTACCCAATCGTTGAGCGTGGTTGCACCGTACCCGATTTCACCAAGTTTCAGCACATCTGAGTTCATCCCAACCGGTGAAACCACAACAGGCAACCCACATGCCATGTACTGAAGCATCTTGAAGCTACACTTTCCACGAGACCAAGGTGAATCTTCCAAAGGCATTAAACCAATGCTGAAAGACTGGATAGCGGCCACTTCGGCTTCAGCAGACCAAGGCACGTAATGCACTCGCGAAAGTTCGATAGCAGGAAGATTTGGCGCTTTGTCACAAACCACACGCAATATCGCATTCGAATGCTTCTTAAGCACAGCAGCAAGCGCAGGAGCAATTTGCTGTAAATACCGTAAGTTAGACGAAGTTCCGATCCATCCAAGGACAACGTCGTTATGGTTAGCCATGATAGCAGTAGGACAATAACGTTGTGTATCTATACCTGTGGGCAAAACTATCACATCGCTGTTCCACTGCCGGTAAATTTCGGCCAAGTAATTGTTGCCGCAGATAATGCGGTCGCAATGTGCGGCTAAAGCCTTGGCTGTGACCCCGTTATGGTACAGATGGATGGCATCATCCACGTCCAACACACGAGGTCGACCTGTACAGCGCTCCAGTGTAGTTAAAGTAGACACCATTTCCCTCTGGAGCAGCGTGACGTCGTAGCGGTGCGACCGAATAGCAACTCCAACCATCTCTACAATGCGCAACGCTCCCCAAGGCAATCGCTTCCAACGCTGTTCAGGTGGATACTGTTTGGTACGAGACAACAACTCCGTCACACGAACACCGTGAGATAGTAAAGCGCAGCTGTACTGGCGCACACGAAATCGCGCGCTTGGTACATCCAAGCCACCGGTAATAGCTGCAACACTTAACACACCCGTCGCGCCCACACAGTCATGCGCCCAGTTTGACCACACCAAGCAAGAGGTAACGCTAACGGGAACATCATCAATGCACCAAGTCGGCCCCCACCCTGAGGAAAACGCATGAACGCCTGCCCCACCCTCTCTAAACCGTGATCACGCAACCAGTACCCCAAACTGCCCAGCAAATTTCCAATATTCCGATGGTGATGAATGCATTCAACCTCCCAGCCACCGGCATTAAGAATTCTGTGGATGGAATCAGGATTGTAATGAAAAAGGTGGCTTGGTAGTTGAAGAGCATACCAGCGTG is drawn from Syntrophomonadaceae bacterium and contains these coding sequences:
- a CDS encoding glycosyltransferase family 4 protein, encoding MGATGVLSVAAITGGLDVPSARFRVRQYSCALLSHGVRVTELLSRTKQYPPEQRWKRLPWGALRIVEMVGVAIRSHRYDVTLLQREMVSTLTTLERCTGRPRVLDVDDAIHLYHNGVTAKALAAHCDRIICGNNYLAEIYRQWNSDVIVLPTGIDTQRYCPTAIMANHNDVVLGWIGTSSNLRYLQQIAPALAAVLKKHSNAILRVVCDKAPNLPAIELSRVHYVPWSAEAEVAAIQSFSIGLMPLEDSPWSRGKCSFKMLQYMACGLPVVVSPVGMNSDVLKLGEIGYGATTLNDWVESLLHLIECDASRRRMGGNGRKIAESEFSVVSLAPLFAGYLRGM